One window of the Trifolium pratense cultivar HEN17-A07 linkage group LG2, ARS_RC_1.1, whole genome shotgun sequence genome contains the following:
- the LOC123909715 gene encoding uncharacterized protein LOC123909715 — MGGASSNSSYFFSRFFFRVLVVVGFVCFMVFGSLVSVEGTRQTTTRQWSGERILKHDDEHVVVGKDKGGVVVNHDAQLDFNYMSKRRVPNGPDPIHNRRAGNSGRPPGQT, encoded by the exons ATGGGGGGTGCTAGTAGTAATAgtagttattttttttcaaggttTTTCTTTAGAGTACTTGTAGTGGTggggtttgtttgttttatggtttttggtagTTTAGTTAGTGTTGAAGGAACAAGACAAACAACTACAAGACAATGGTCAGGGGAAAGAATACTTAAGCATGATGATGAACATGTTGTTGTTGGTAAAGACAAGGGGGGTGTTGTTGTCAACCATGATGCACAATTGGATTTTAATTATATGAGTAAAAGAAGAGTTCCAAATGGACCAGATCCTATTCACAACAG GAGAGCTGGAAATTCTGGTAGGCCACCTGGTCAAACTTAG